The window CGAACGTCGACAACCTGGACTTCGTCCAAAGAATCGTCCGAATCGCGAAACGACTCGATTTCGTCCAGCGCGTTGCACGCTGCGAATGCGGCCATATGTACCGGGTCCTTGGCCGAACCAAACGGGGGTGCGTAAGCCAAATCCAACCCAGCCAAATCGCGAACCGTGCCGCCAAAGTGCATCGCCGTTGCGATCACATCAATGCGTTTGTCGATGCCTTCACCACCGACGCACTGAGCCCCCAAGACCTTGCCGGTGGCTGGTTCGAAGGCCAGCTTTAGCGTCATCACCTCCGCACCGGGGAAGTATCCCGCGTGATGCTTCGCGACGATCGTCACGCTGGTGGCATCTTTTCCAAACCGCTTCGCAGAGGCTCGCGTCAAACCAGTCATGCCAACCGAGACATCGAACACTCGCACGACACTGGTTCCCCAGACGGGCGTCGCGGCAGCAGATTGGCCGGTCACGGCATGCTCACCCGCCAATCGACCGGATCGGTTGGCCGGGCCAGCCAACGGAACTCGCATAGGCGTTCCCGTCGGACCGTACACGGGCTCGGATGCATCACCGACCGCATAGATATCGGAATCACTCGTGCGTGAAAACTCGTCGATGGTGATCCCACCCGTGCTTCCAATCTCCAAACCAGCTTCCTTGGCCAGTTCCGAATTGGGGCGAACACCGATCCCCAAAATCACCAAATCAGTTGACAGTTCCGTTCCATCGCTCAACCGAACCGAAGTCGCCCGGTCACCATCAAGCTGGATGGATTCCAACCCGACGCCCAGGTGGATACCAACATTGTTTCGGCGCAGTGCGTCCTCGATCGGCCGAGCCATCTCGTGATCGAGCAACGGCAACACCTGCTCGCGAAGCTCAATCAGATCGACATCCATCTCGCGACGCCGCAGTTGCTCAACCATTTCCAATCCGATGTAACCGGCACCCACCACGACCGCTCGGCGAACCGATCCGGAATCCACGCGGGCCTTGATCCGGTCCATGTCAACCAAGTTGCGCAGGGTCAACACGTTGCTGGCATCTACGCCCGGTAGCGCCGGGACGATTGGAGAAGCTCCCGGTGCCAAGATCAGCTTGTCGTATGGCTGCTCGTACGTCTTGTCTTTTTCCGAGGTCGCACCATGTCGGACGACGGTCACACATCGCTTTTCACGATTGATTGAAACGACTTCCTCGCGGGTTCTCACATCCAACTGAAAACGTCGCCGAAGAAAATCAGCCGAAGCGACCACCAAGGCGTCCCGATTTTTAATCTCTTCCCCGATGTGATAGGGCAGACCACAATTGGCAAAGGAGACATCCTCGTCCTTTTCAAACAGAATGATCTCTGCTTGTTCGTTCATCCGTCGGGCTCGAGTGGCCGCCGAAGCTCCTCCCGCGACACCGCCGACGATGACTAAGCGAACGGGTGCATTGTGTTCCACCGACATTTGACTTTCCTTTTCAGTCGTTACCTCGTAACATCACGACACATAAATATCGATTCCCCCTCTTCAGTGCAACTGCTCCTTCGCAATGGCCTCTCCAAAACCTCGCACCAGCAAACGTGCCCCGGAAGAACCCAGCAAACCGACCGGGGGCGTGCAATCGTTCTCCGAGGCTGCGGAATGCCTGAAGACACTGGCCCACCCGGTTCGACTACGGATTGTGCAATTGCTTCTGCACAGTCGTTACACGGTCGGAGAAATCGCCGCGGATTGCGAAATCGCGGATAACTTGGCGTCTGAGCACCTTCGCTTGCTGCAGCGATGTGGTTTTTTGGACAGCGAACGAGAAGGTCGCCGCGTTTACTATCAGGTGGTCGAGCCGCATCTGAGCCAATTGATGGCGTGCATTGAATCGAGATTTCTGACCGGCGAATGATTCCGAACAAGTGACTTTGCCAGGAAATCCCAAGTGACAACTGATGCGTGACCGCTTGAGGCATCTGGGAGAATGATTGACGATACAGGTCGAACTCAATGGAGTTCCTTCGCGTCCGTCCCACCTCGTCGCAGAAAGATTGCCTGCTATGTCCATCGCTTCTCCCGCCACGCACCCTGTTTTGATCGCTGGAACTTGGCGTGAAGCCAACGCCGAGTCCACCTTCCAGGCCACGGATCCCAATCGCAACGAAAAACTCGACGCTGCGTTTCCCGTCAGCAGTTGGAAAGATTGCGACGAAGCACTCGACGCCGCCGTGGAAGCCGCCGCTGAACTTCGCAAACTCGGCCCGGCCAAAATCGCTGATTTCATGGAAGCGTACGCGGATAAGATTGATGCTGCGAAAGATCAATTGGTTGAAACCGCATTCGCCGAAACCGGTTTGGCTCGTTCACCACGTTTGGCCGATGTCGAATTGCCTCGGACCAGCAATCAATTGCGTGCGGCTGCCAAAGCATGCCGGACCGGCAACTGGGCCATGCCAACCATCGACACTCAAACGGGCATCCGTTCCTGCCTGGGACCACTGGGCCCCGTTTGCGTGTTCGGTCCCAACAACTTTCCGTTCGCATTCGGCAGCGTTTCCGGTGGCGATTTTGCTGCAGCCATCGCAGCCGGCAACCCGGTGATCGGCAAAGCCAACAGTTCGCATCCTGACACAACACGTTTGTTTGCAGAATTGGCACTCGAAGCCCTCACCGAAACCGGACTCCCCGCCGCAACGGTGCAGTTGATTTATCGAACCAGCCACGCCGATGGCGAGAAACTGGTTTCCGATCCGCGTAACGGTGCGACCGGCTACACGGGCAGTCGCGGTGCGGGACTGACGCTGAAATCCGCCGCGGACAAAGCAGGAAAGCCAATCTACTTGGAACTGTCCAGCGTCAATCCCGTGGTCATCACCCCCGCGGCACTCGAAGAACGTGGCGATGCCATTGTCGACGAGTTCATCACCAGTGTTCTGATGGGAACGGGTCAATTCTGCACGAATCCCGGCATGGTGATGCTCGTCAAAGGTGAAGCGACGGACAAGTTCATTGCCGCAGTGAAGGAACGCTTCACTGCCGCTCCGGCCGGAACGTTGCTGTCTCCCGCCGTGGCATCTTCCCTCGGAAAAAGCATCGAACAATTGGTTGGATTCGGTGCCGAACTGCTAGCTGGCGGTGGCGAAGCCGAATCGGACCGATGTGCGATGGCCAACACTCTTCTCAAAACCAGTGGCACGGACTTCCTCGGCAACCCAGAAGGTTTCCAAACCGAAGCCTTTGGAAACGCATCCTTGATCGTGGTGGCAGACAACCTTGATCAGCTCTGTGAATCCATCCGTCATCTGGAAGGCAACCTGACCGGCTGTGTCTACACTTCGACCAACGGCGGCGACGAAGACGCATACTCACAAATTGCGTTTGAATTGGAACCCAAAGTAGGTCGAATGCTGAATGACAAAATGCCAACCGGAGTCGCGGTGAGTGCCGCGATGAATCATGGCGGTCCTTATCCCGCGACTGGTCACCCGGGCTTCACCGCCGTGGGAGTCCCCGGATCGTTGATCCGATTTGGAAAGCTCACCAGTTTCGACAACGTCCGAGAATCTCGCCTTCCCGCTTTGTTGCAATCCACTCCACCAACCGCTGACACATGGCGTTTGGTAGACGGAGCTTGGACAAAAGACGCGATTTCTTAAAGAAGAGAACGAATTCCCTGGCCTGAATCTCAAGATTTTTCAAAAAAATCTCAAAAAGGCCAGTGTCTAGGAACCCGCCCTTCGCTCTCGTTTCCGGAAACATGCCGACAGTTGAGTTTGTCACCATGCACCGGTTCCGTCAATTTTCGCGATGGGGGCTTTGTCCCCATCGCGTTTGATATTTGGCGCCCTGAAAAAAGTGCCTATGGTCATTGCAGTGGCTGAGTAAGAGAACGGCGGAGCATTCAAACTCTTGCCGGCCATTTGGTTTATCACCTTATAGGACCAAATGATGACTGCACGATTAGGCCTAGTGGGCAAATGGATGACCGCCGGTCTGCTTCTCTCGGCATTGACCGGTTGCGGCGTCCCCCAACCGAAGATCATTCCGCTCGCATCAATGGATGAAGAGCAGGCATCTATCGAAGCAACCATGGGACGAGCCAACACAGCGGTGACTCAGTTGCCGGGTGAATGTGATTTCAAATGAACACAGCATCACCTAGAAACCTTTCATTGCCCGTTGGCCAAACATCTCAAGGTGTCCTCATGTTCGCTTCCACTCCGCTACCTGAGCACGCACGCTCGCGACGCTCACCAAAACGTCTCAATCGGCAAGCATTTTCGCTGGTCGAACTGGTTGTCGTGATCGCGATTCTTGCCGCCCTGGCCGGATTGCTGCTACCGGCCGTCCAGGCGGCTCGTGAAGCAACTCGGCGAATGAACTGCAACAACAACTTCAAAATGTTGGGGTTGGCACTCCATAACTACCACGCCGCCTACAACAACTTCCCATATAGCCGCATCGTCAATGACACGAACTGGCGTGGCTATGGTCCGGTCGTTGGCATGCTTCCGTTCATGGAACAACAAGCCGCTTGGGAGATGATCTCTCATCCTCATACCAGCGACAGCGGCAACCAATACGTCGCATTTGGTGGTTTTCCTTGGACGGCAGACTACACGCCCAACCGCATCCAAATCCCTTCGCTTCGTTGCCCTTCCGATCCAGCAGAAAACGAAACGATTGGTCGTTTGAACTATGGGTTCTGCTACGGCGATGCGGCTCGCTACATTTCCTTCTATTGGTTTCATCCCGATCAAAATCGTTCCGACCCCGCCTACGACTGGTTAGGTGACGAGGCCGTCGACCGCGGCATGTTCACATGGAATAAAAGAAAACGATTTCGCGACTGCAAGGATGGAACCAGCCAAACGATGCTGATGGGCGAGATGGCGACATTCTTGGATGACCG of the Rhodopirellula baltica SH 1 genome contains:
- a CDS encoding DUF1559 domain-containing protein — encoded protein: MFASTPLPEHARSRRSPKRLNRQAFSLVELVVVIAILAALAGLLLPAVQAAREATRRMNCNNNFKMLGLALHNYHAAYNNFPYSRIVNDTNWRGYGPVVGMLPFMEQQAAWEMISHPHTSDSGNQYVAFGGFPWTADYTPNRIQIPSLRCPSDPAENETIGRLNYGFCYGDAARYISFYWFHPDQNRSDPAYDWLGDEAVDRGMFTWNKRKRFRDCKDGTSQTMLMGEMATFLDDRSIIGTAAVFDDRQFQTDLQQCASTYDPERPQFYKPGQELIGFGNFAGQSNRGRWWTDPIACNTAVNTIFAPNRVSCTYSTGPGSDWYGGVYTVTSRHPGGAHILMTDGSIKFVTDSIDSATKGVDSNTTVTRYAPGPVHPAGSESPFGVWGALGTSSSQETRANEAEL
- a CDS encoding FAD-dependent oxidoreductase, which translates into the protein MSVEHNAPVRLVIVGGVAGGASAATRARRMNEQAEIILFEKDEDVSFANCGLPYHIGEEIKNRDALVVASADFLRRRFQLDVRTREEVVSINREKRCVTVVRHGATSEKDKTYEQPYDKLILAPGASPIVPALPGVDASNVLTLRNLVDMDRIKARVDSGSVRRAVVVGAGYIGLEMVEQLRRREMDVDLIELREQVLPLLDHEMARPIEDALRRNNVGIHLGVGLESIQLDGDRATSVRLSDGTELSTDLVILGIGVRPNSELAKEAGLEIGSTGGITIDEFSRTSDSDIYAVGDASEPVYGPTGTPMRVPLAGPANRSGRLAGEHAVTGQSAAATPVWGTSVVRVFDVSVGMTGLTRASAKRFGKDATSVTIVAKHHAGYFPGAEVMTLKLAFEPATGKVLGAQCVGGEGIDKRIDVIATAMHFGGTVRDLAGLDLAYAPPFGSAKDPVHMAAFAACNALDEIESFRDSDDSLDEVQVVDVRGAGEIEKTPLREASGAIHIPVDELRERLSELDRSKPTVVSCAVGVRGHIAARILRQNGFDVQNLSGGATVRNRCFE
- a CDS encoding aldehyde dehydrogenase (NADP(+)), with product MSIASPATHPVLIAGTWREANAESTFQATDPNRNEKLDAAFPVSSWKDCDEALDAAVEAAAELRKLGPAKIADFMEAYADKIDAAKDQLVETAFAETGLARSPRLADVELPRTSNQLRAAAKACRTGNWAMPTIDTQTGIRSCLGPLGPVCVFGPNNFPFAFGSVSGGDFAAAIAAGNPVIGKANSSHPDTTRLFAELALEALTETGLPAATVQLIYRTSHADGEKLVSDPRNGATGYTGSRGAGLTLKSAADKAGKPIYLELSSVNPVVITPAALEERGDAIVDEFITSVLMGTGQFCTNPGMVMLVKGEATDKFIAAVKERFTAAPAGTLLSPAVASSLGKSIEQLVGFGAELLAGGGEAESDRCAMANTLLKTSGTDFLGNPEGFQTEAFGNASLIVVADNLDQLCESIRHLEGNLTGCVYTSTNGGDEDAYSQIAFELEPKVGRMLNDKMPTGVAVSAAMNHGGPYPATGHPGFTAVGVPGSLIRFGKLTSFDNVRESRLPALLQSTPPTADTWRLVDGAWTKDAIS
- a CDS encoding ArsR/SmtB family transcription factor, which produces MASPKPRTSKRAPEEPSKPTGGVQSFSEAAECLKTLAHPVRLRIVQLLLHSRYTVGEIAADCEIADNLASEHLRLLQRCGFLDSEREGRRVYYQVVEPHLSQLMACIESRFLTGE